From a single Gimesia fumaroli genomic region:
- a CDS encoding M20/M25/M40 family metallo-hydrolase, whose amino-acid sequence MNDLLKQLQSQALHCRQEFNDRQKWSPLCTKRFCFTLLAGIAYFLCGNQLLQAESSYPAEYKAAANSIKVDELKKHIEFLASDSLEGREAGSQGGQAAGTYIRGVLQKNSIQPGLVDEGYFQEFDGGFRNIIGIIPGNDPELKKEFVVIGAHYDHVGYGKPSNSRGGIGQIHNGADDNASGTAALLEAIEALAQHKTLPRRSLMFVFWDAEEMGLLGSKYWVNHPTVPLDQIAIYLNLDMVGRLKEKPLSLFGSRSSYGLRSCAVKCNHREAGVKIKFDSAIRPDSDHWPLYQKGVPFLMLHTGKHEEYHRPEDDAHKIDYEGTRKCAQLLTQLALDFALQDEKPEYRNANRDVLAGIDQQARAASPEPPRLGVAWNAEKYKQGNLLITQVLANTAADKAGLKVGDEIIKVDGKSPVTSPGFAALIRSAPVKIIMQIKRMMEEKLLEIPVELAGQPVKLGIEWKTDKTEPTVVVISDIVGSSPADLSELKINDRIYEIADKPFANSDEFRKLATTLPLPFTVLVEREGLLKKITIQSTR is encoded by the coding sequence GTGAACGATCTATTGAAGCAGCTGCAATCTCAGGCATTACATTGTCGGCAGGAATTTAACGACCGACAGAAATGGTCTCCATTATGTACTAAGCGATTCTGCTTTACGTTGCTGGCAGGGATCGCTTATTTCCTCTGTGGCAATCAGTTACTGCAGGCAGAGTCGAGTTACCCTGCGGAGTACAAGGCGGCTGCAAATTCGATCAAGGTCGATGAGCTCAAGAAGCATATCGAATTTCTGGCCAGTGATTCGCTTGAGGGACGCGAAGCGGGTTCCCAGGGGGGACAAGCTGCGGGGACTTATATTCGCGGCGTGCTTCAGAAGAATAGTATTCAGCCGGGGCTGGTTGATGAAGGGTATTTCCAGGAATTTGACGGCGGCTTCCGTAACATTATTGGAATCATTCCTGGCAACGATCCGGAATTGAAAAAAGAATTCGTCGTGATTGGAGCACACTACGACCATGTGGGGTATGGCAAACCATCGAACAGTCGTGGGGGGATCGGACAGATTCATAATGGAGCCGATGATAATGCGAGCGGAACCGCGGCACTTCTGGAAGCCATTGAGGCGCTCGCTCAACACAAAACGCTTCCCCGACGTTCATTGATGTTTGTGTTCTGGGATGCTGAGGAAATGGGACTGCTGGGTTCGAAATACTGGGTCAATCATCCAACCGTGCCCCTTGATCAGATTGCCATCTACCTCAATTTAGATATGGTGGGGCGTTTGAAAGAAAAACCACTGAGTCTATTTGGTTCACGTTCTTCATATGGTTTACGCTCTTGTGCCGTAAAATGTAATCACCGTGAGGCTGGGGTAAAGATTAAGTTTGACAGCGCAATCCGTCCAGATAGCGATCATTGGCCCTTATATCAGAAAGGGGTCCCGTTTCTGATGCTGCATACGGGCAAGCATGAAGAATATCACCGACCCGAAGACGATGCACATAAAATTGACTACGAGGGGACTCGCAAGTGCGCGCAACTTCTGACTCAGCTTGCTCTCGATTTTGCATTACAGGATGAAAAGCCAGAATATCGGAATGCCAACCGCGATGTTCTGGCAGGCATTGATCAGCAGGCACGCGCCGCTTCGCCTGAGCCTCCGCGGCTGGGAGTCGCATGGAATGCAGAAAAGTACAAACAGGGAAATTTACTGATCACCCAGGTCCTTGCTAATACGGCTGCCGATAAGGCGGGCCTGAAAGTCGGTGATGAAATTATCAAAGTGGATGGCAAATCGCCTGTAACATCCCCCGGATTTGCTGCATTGATTCGTAGCGCTCCAGTTAAAATTATTATGCAAATTAAAAGGATGATGGAGGAGAAACTACTGGAAATACCGGTCGAACTGGCGGGACAACCGGTGAAGCTGGGGATTGAATGGAAGACTGATAAAACAGAACCCACTGTTGTCGTGATTTCTGATATTGTGGGATCATCTCCCGCGGATCTGTCTGAACTCAAAATCAATGATCGGATTTATGAAATCGCCGACAAACCTTTCGCGAACAGCGATGAATTCCGCAAGCTGGCAACAACCTTACCGCTACCCTTCACTGTTCTGGTGGAACGTGAGGGGCTGTTGAAAAAAATCACAATTCAATCAACCAGGTGA